The Carassius gibelio isolate Cgi1373 ecotype wild population from Czech Republic chromosome B22, carGib1.2-hapl.c, whole genome shotgun sequence genome window below encodes:
- the LOC127987735 gene encoding uncharacterized protein LOC127987735, producing MNLGKSDHLKLFTQRPITIMRSILASTPKDITVLLNLLNVPLIRLNLYTKFCLSLPKYLGLWFDGKLTWKCHISKIESKCKKILNCMPTDASHNWGASRSALLCMYQALIRSCFDYGCIVYGSASKSLLKKLDIIQSKALRICCGAVKTSPVDAIGVEMGEMPLDIRREKLAITYWVNLQQSANNHLTPKVLEECWEYSYDGGHSFGWKSRVWAKECCMDNKIFCPSIPLTDTPPWKVPEPLVDLSLLDKPKEEYTGNEVNAFLNNTFYSVLQIFTDGSKEPISQKVGLGVYIPQFKKQISLRLTDEMSVYTAELPYFPDYKSH from the coding sequence atgaatttgggcaaatcagatcacttaaagctgttcacacaaagaccaataactataatgagaagtattttagcatccacaccaaaagacattactgttctcttaaatctcttaaatgttCCTCTCATTCGTTTAAACTTATACACAAAATTCTGCCTTTCTCTCCCTAAATATCTTGGATTATGGTTTGATGGAAAATTAACATGGAAATGTCATATCAGTAAAATTGAGTCAAAGTGTAAAAAGATCTTAAATTGCATGCCTACGGATGCTAGTCACAATTGGGGAGCTAGTCGTAGTGCATTGTTGTGCATGTATCAAGCACTGATTCGTTCTTGCTTTGATTATGGATGTATTGTATATGGTTCGGCATCCAAGTCTTTACTGAAAAAATTAGATATAATTCAATCCAAAGCACTAAGAATATGTTGTGGAGCAGTTAAAACATCCCCTGTAGATGCAATTGGAGTAGAAATGGGAGAGATGCCTCTAGATATTAGAAGAGAAAAACTGGCAATTACATACTGGGTAAATCTTCAGCAATCAGCAAATAATCACCTTACTCCCAAAGTATTGGAGGAGTGCTGGGAATACTCATATGATGGAGGACACAGTTTTGGATGGAAGAGCAGAGTATGGGCTAAGGAATGTTGCATGGACAATAAGATCTTCTGTCCCAGTATACCACTTACTGATACTCCACCATGGAAAGTCCCTGAACCACTTGTAGATTTGAGTTTACTAGACAAGCCCAAAGAAGAGTACACTGGAAATGAGgttaatgcttttttaaataacacattttattcagtattacaaatatttacagatgGTTCTAAGGAACCTATCAGTCAAAAGGTTGGATTAGGTGTATATATtccacaatttaaaaaacagattAGTTTGAGGTTGACTGATGAGATGTCTGTGTACACTGCAgagttaccgtattttccggactataagtcacactaa